GCTCCTGGGCAATGGCAATGCCCCCTTCCGCCTTGATGGCCCGTACACCCATGGCGCCGTCGCTGCCGGTACCGGAAAGAATGATACCCATGGCCAGCTCTTTCTTGTGCGTGGCCAGGGAACTGAAGAGGACGTCGATGGATGGCTTGGGACCAGGAGTCTCGGCCGGCTGCCGTAGACGAATGCAGTTGTCGGAATCGATTACAATGTCGTGGCTGGGCGGAGTGATATAGATGTGGCCAGGTTCAATAGGCGCCTGGTCCTGGGCTGCCAGCACCGGCAGAGGTGAGTCCTTGCTGAGCAGGGAAACCAGCATGCTGCGATGGTGAGGGCTGAGATGCTGAGCGATAATGTAGGCGATATTACCATCTCTGGGCAGGTGGGCCGTAAGAGAGCGCAAGGCTTCCAGCCCTCCGGCGCTGGCTCCGATTCCGGCAACGATAGTGGTGTTTGCCACATTGACCTCCTGGTCAGCAGGTTATTTCCGCAACAGCCAAAGCAGCAGGGAGATCGCAGCACTGATGACCACCATGGTGGTCAGGGGGAAGTAAAACCGAAAATTCTCCCGCTCAATAACAATGTCTCCCGGCAGGCGAAAGAGACCTGCCTTGCTGAGTATCGGCCAGAGCAGCCCTGCAAGAATCAGGAACCCCCCCAGCACGAGCAGTGTCTTTTGCATAAGTGCATCCTGTCAGGTGGTAAAAGCCTGTGGAACCATTCACTGCACTATGGCAACAGCTCCCAAGGCAGATCCCACTGATTTAGCTATCTTGTATCAAAATACGGGGAATATGAGAAGAAAAAAGGAGGAAGAGAAAGGGGTGAGTAGATACCAATTACTCGCGAATCTTCTTGTACACGACTTCATCGCCTTCAAGGTTGAACTCAACATTGTGCAGGGGCTCTTTGACAAACAACATGGCATCGCCGATACGCACACTGACACCGGAGTGAACCGGACCGCGAACCAGAATACGGGGGCGGGCAGAGACCTCATTGATCTTTTCATCCAGAATCTGCAACTGGGTAGTAATTTTCTTCTTTTCCTCGTTGAGCTCTACGTAACGCTTATAAGCCCCCAGAAGCTTTACCTTGGTAGGTTCGGGCAACATGTTCACCTTCTTGCCCAGCTTGGCCACCTTAGTAACGGGAGCCACCAGCTTGGCCATAAGAGGCTGTATTTTTGCCGCTTTCATCTCGTTGAGCTCCTTGAGCATCTGCAGCTTCTTTAGGGAGTAGTCCTGCAGGGAGAGCATGGTGCGCATTCCATCAGGACTGCCTACCTTGGAGAGCTCCATCTTTTCACAACCCACCAGGCAACAGCCATAGACTTCCCCGGTGACCACCACCGGCCCATGGCTGGTAACATGGCTGTAGGGCATAATTTCCCGGTTTACCTTGAGCTCGCCGGCCACAAAAACCTGGGAGTGGGTGTCAATAAAGCCGTTGACAATGAGGGAGGCATCAAGGCGAACGCTTTTGTGGTGACGCTCTACCACATCCACATAGTAGACGCCACCACGCATCTCGAACTCAGAAAGCTGACCGTCATCAATAAACACCTTGATGTTGCGCAATTCCCGGTTGCGGATGGTTTCCAAAATGGCATCATCGATGATGTAGCCCTTGGAAAGGAGCAACACGCTGTCCTTGTATATATTGCGGGCGACCCGCGTGCCATTCTTCAGTGATCTGATATCAACTATCCGCACTGATACGCCCCTCTACAATTTCATGGGATTCCGAGTCAAATCGAAAAGAGCAGCGGGCCATATCCTCGTACAACTGCTTTTCAATGCCATATATGTCAACTATAGAGTAGCGGTCAATCTTGGAGAGGATGTAGACCACACCATCAGTCTGACTGACCGAATCATTGATCAAGGCCTTAAAGCGAGCAATCAGGCCCAGGTTGTGAATCAGTTTCTTGACCTTTTTGGCCAGCTCCGGATTGAGACCTTCGGGAACTTTCCTTTGCTCAATCACCTGACTGATATTCACCCCGGCATTGGCCAGATACAGCCGATCCATCTCCACCTCAAACTTGAGGTTGGAGTACTGACTGCGGAACTGGTTGATAATTTCCATCACATTAGGGTCGTGACTTATAAAAAGGCTGCAGGGCGTCGCCATGGAGGAGTTGACATCTACTACTGAAAGCTCATGATGTGCGGTAATGCGGCTGGACGCTACTTTATCGACAATAGCGTGTCCCGCCACAACCTGTGAGCGGTTCACCGACTTGATGGCAGCGTGTCTTCCACAGAAAACCACGGCATTTTCCACAAACTCCATCTGAGTATTCTTGTGGGCCACAATCCGCCCGTAACAACCACTTTGCACAATAACCGTCTGACCCTCCACCTTGGCATCTTTCTCCACAAAGCCTTCAATAAGCACATCGCCGGTGGCTTCCACCTCAAAACCACTTTTGATACTGCCAGAGACATTCACCGAGCCATCAAAACGGATATTGCCGGTGGCATAGTCCACATCGGTCTTGATAATGAGCACTTCACTGACGTGGACCTCTTTGCCCTGCATCAGCACTACGCCCTTTTTAGCCGCACGGTAGACAATCCTGTCCCCCAGGTCATCGGTGACAACCCCTTCGCCTGCCACCATAGTGGTGTTGTTTTCGCCATCAACGGCTGGTATGGATTCACTGTAGACATCAAACCCGGCTTCGCCCTTGGTGGCCTTTACAACCTCCAGGATTTCGTCGCCCTCGTCCACTTCCTTGACCAGATCACGCTCCTTAAAGTTGATCTTGCCAGTCTTCTCATCTACAGTGCCGGGATTGTCGTTAAAGTCGATAATATATTTGACGTGAGAGTCTTTGCCATCCTTGGGAGGAATCCCCTTGGCCAGCAATAAACGGGCAGGAAATATGGAACGGTCACCAGCCTGCACCATATCCAGCAAGTCGATAATGTCGTGAGTCAAATCCACCACATAGGGCTCGGCAATATCAGCCGCAATATACGCATCTTCCCAGACACTGATTTCCAAACCACTGGGAGTGCGGATAGCCAAGTGGGCTTCCAGCTTATCGTCGGTGACTTCCACCACCACATTGGGATTAACGGTGACCCGCGCAAACATGGCTTCCTCACGAAATGAAACTCTTATTACCCTATTATCCTTTTCGGCGACGTTTTTACAAGTCTTAAACGTAATTTTTCTGCAAAAGTTGCCGCACTGCGCCCTCTACCGCACTGGTATC
The Desulfurispira natronophila genome window above contains:
- a CDS encoding DUF2905 domain-containing protein, with translation MQKTLLVLGGFLILAGLLWPILSKAGLFRLPGDIVIERENFRFYFPLTTMVVISAAISLLLWLLRK
- a CDS encoding FapA family protein, producing the protein MRIVDIRSLKNGTRVARNIYKDSVLLLSKGYIIDDAILETIRNRELRNIKVFIDDGQLSEFEMRGGVYYVDVVERHHKSVRLDASLIVNGFIDTHSQVFVAGELKVNREIMPYSHVTSHGPVVVTGEVYGCCLVGCEKMELSKVGSPDGMRTMLSLQDYSLKKLQMLKELNEMKAAKIQPLMAKLVAPVTKVAKLGKKVNMLPEPTKVKLLGAYKRYVELNEEKKKITTQLQILDEKINEVSARPRILVRGPVHSGVSVRIGDAMLFVKEPLHNVEFNLEGDEVVYKKIRE
- a CDS encoding DUF342 domain-containing protein, with the translated sequence MFARVTVNPNVVVEVTDDKLEAHLAIRTPSGLEISVWEDAYIAADIAEPYVVDLTHDIIDLLDMVQAGDRSIFPARLLLAKGIPPKDGKDSHVKYIIDFNDNPGTVDEKTGKINFKERDLVKEVDEGDEILEVVKATKGEAGFDVYSESIPAVDGENNTTMVAGEGVVTDDLGDRIVYRAAKKGVVLMQGKEVHVSEVLIIKTDVDYATGNIRFDGSVNVSGSIKSGFEVEATGDVLIEGFVEKDAKVEGQTVIVQSGCYGRIVAHKNTQMEFVENAVVFCGRHAAIKSVNRSQVVAGHAIVDKVASSRITAHHELSVVDVNSSMATPCSLFISHDPNVMEIINQFRSQYSNLKFEVEMDRLYLANAGVNISQVIEQRKVPEGLNPELAKKVKKLIHNLGLIARFKALINDSVSQTDGVVYILSKIDRYSIVDIYGIEKQLYEDMARCSFRFDSESHEIVEGRISADS